In the genome of Methanobrevibacter olleyae, one region contains:
- a CDS encoding SHOCT domain-containing protein, protein MGKLSKLGFLINPNGNMPKGDIKSKNIEFDFLGLLIETKDGEENTFNGAIKLDEGSIYVEKRSRLNGKVKDSFDIDYDDINQDDIQRIADNRIQFNLADKNLLLKTLDDDMLNNFEYKLINKLTTGSFEIEEKSQLKEAILNIPEEIRKYHDLYKDGIITEEEFENKKKELLNS, encoded by the coding sequence ATGGGAAAATTAAGTAAATTAGGCTTTTTAATAAATCCGAATGGAAATATGCCTAAAGGTGATATTAAATCAAAAAATATTGAATTTGATTTTTTAGGTCTTTTAATAGAAACTAAGGATGGGGAAGAAAACACATTTAATGGAGCTATTAAATTAGATGAAGGTTCTATTTATGTAGAAAAAAGAAGCAGGCTAAATGGTAAAGTTAAAGATTCTTTTGATATAGATTATGATGATATAAATCAAGATGATATTCAAAGAATAGCTGATAATAGAATTCAATTTAATTTAGCTGATAAAAATCTCCTATTAAAAACATTAGATGATGATATGTTAAATAACTTTGAATATAAATTAATAAACAAATTAACTACTGGCTCTTTTGAAATTGAAGAAAAATCTCAACTAAAAGAAGCTATTCTTAATATTCCAGAAGAAATAAGAAAATATCACGATCTATATAAAGATGGAATAATTACAGAAGAAGAATTTGAAAACAAAAAGAAGGAGCTTTTAAATTCTTAG